The following are encoded together in the Zingiber officinale cultivar Zhangliang chromosome 8A, Zo_v1.1, whole genome shotgun sequence genome:
- the LOC122008436 gene encoding CASP-like protein 5C1, producing MDETPGSVSLFLRLGQAIFSSAALLLMSVGVEFFSYTAFCFLVTIMGLVIPWSCTLAMFNIYSAIFPRSLRHPGLIVIVAIGDMVLSILSLAAASASAGVVDLLLHLDGTHCPPKFCGRYQLSTTMAFFAWFLTAASSLLNLRLVASG from the exons ATGGACGAGACGCCCGGTTCCGTTAGTTTATTCCTGAGATTAGGTCAGGCGATCTTCTCCTCCGCTGCCCTACTCCTCATGTCCGTCGGCGTCGAGTTCTTCAGTTACACCGCTTTCTG CTTTCTAGTCACGATCATGGGATTGGTAATTCCTTGGAGCTGCAcactagcaatgttcaacatctaCTCAGCTATTTTTCCTCGCTCTCTACGACATCCTGGCCTGATAGTGATTGTTGCCATTGGAGATATG GTTTTGTCCATCCTCTCCCTGGCTGCAGCTTCTGCATCGGCTGGTGTTGTAGATCTCCTCCTCCACCTCGATGGGACTCACTGCCCTCCAAAATTTTGCGGTCGGTACCAGTTATCTACCACGATGGCATTCTTTGCTTGGTTTCTAACTGCTGCATCATCTCTTTTGAATTTGCGGCTCGTTGCTTCTGGGTGA
- the LOC122008430 gene encoding protein JINGUBANG-like — MRDRESEKSHKSKQLSDLFDADSMVHSEDELPSGSGIAPSSADASPGYFSDRNIAGGSVSPLDFSPWTPLNAVSPFVKSPWAYLPLLADPAADPTDTGLVGTLVRKEGHVYSLAAAGELLYTGSDSRNIRVWRGQRELSGFKSSSGLVKAIVIAGDRIFTGHQDGKIRVWRTSAKNPYSHKRVGTLPRFKDFLRSSLNPSNYVEVRRHRRTLWLRHFDAVSCLSLDEEAGIVYSGSWDRTFKAWRISDFKCLESVKAHDDAVNAVATGFGGLVFTGSADGTAKVWRRESAGRGGEATRHVLVQVMRRKESAVTALVVAEAAGVVYCGSSDGAVNYWWWEGWRRQLAHGGKLRGHRMAVLCLAVTRRLVVSGSADKTLCVWRREKGSAGGAGGHTKLAVLTGHEGPVKCLAMEVEEDGPVAWPLGPRYVVYSGSLDKSVKVWRVFEWEVSRGATPAESWREIEACDGERPPTSPFPGREGTKVIRRRSGGDGDRGAAVRSVPARLQATA; from the coding sequence ATGAGAGATCGAGAGAGCGAGAAATCGCATAAATCGAAGCAGCTTTCAGATCTCTTCGACGCCGACTCCATGGTCCACTCCGAGGACGAGCTCCCCTCCGGCAGCGGCATTGCTCCTTCCTCCGCCGACGCCAGCCCCGGCTACTTCTCCGACAGGAATATCGCTGGAGGCTCCGTTTCCCCTTTGGATTTCTCTCCCTGGACCCCTCTTAACGCCGTTTCCCCGTTCGTCAAGTCGCCCTGGGCCTACCTCCCCCTCCTCGCCGACCCCGCCGCTGACCCCACCGACACCGGGCTTGTTGGCACCCTTGTCCGCAAGGAGGGCCACGTGTACTCCCTCGCTGCTGCCGGCGAGCTTCTCTACACCGGATCCGACAGTCGCAACATACGCGTGTGGAGGGGGCAAAGGGAGCTGTCCGGGTTTAAGTCCAGCAGCGGTCTTGTTAAGGCCATTGTCATCGCCGGCGACAGGATTTTTACTGGTCACCAGGACGGTAAGATTCGTGTGTGGCGGACGTCCGCCAAGAACCCCTATTCGCATAAGCGAGTCGGGACGCTCCCCAGATTCAAGGACTTCTTGAGGAGTTCTTTGAACCCGTCGAACTACGTCGAGGTGCGGCGACACCGGAGAACCCTGTGGCTCCGCCACTTCGATGCGGTGTCCTGCCTCAGCCTCGACGAGGAGGCCGGCATCGTCTATTCCGGATCGTGGGATAGGACCTTTAAGGCGTGGAGGATATCGGATTTCAAGTGCTTGGAATCCGTCAAGGCGCACGACGACGCCGTCAACGCGGTGGCGACCGGGTTCGGCGGCCTGGTGTTCACGGGCTCGGCCGACGGGACGGCGAAGGTGTGGCGGAGGGAGTCCGCCGGGCGTGGAGGAGAGGCCACCAGGCACGTGTTGGTGCAGGTGATGCGGCGGAAGGAGAGCGCCGTGACGGCGTTGGTGGTGGCGGAGGCGGCCGGGGTGGTGTACTGCGGGTCGTCGGACGGTGCGGTGAACTACTGGTGGTGGGAGGGGTGGCGGAGGCAGCTGGCGCACGGGGGGAAGCTCCGGGGGCATCGGATGGCGGTGCTGTGCTTGGCGGTGACGAGAAGGCTGGTCGTCAGCGGGTCGGCCGACAAGACACTGTGCGTGTGGCGGAGGGAGAAGGGCAGCGCCGGCGGTGCCGGGGGGCACACGAAGCTAGCGGTGCTAACGGGGCACGAGGGTCCGGTCAAGTGCCTAGCGATGGAGGTGGAGGAGGACGGCCCGGTCGCTTGGCCTCTGGGGCCGCGCTATGTTGTGTACAGTGGGAGTTTGGACAAGTCGGTGAAGGTGTGGCGCGTGTTTGAGTGGGAGGTATCAAGGGGGGCAACGCCGGCGGAATCGTGGAGAGAGATAGAAGCCTGCGACGGGGAGCGGCCGCCAACTTCTCCGTTTCCTGGGAGAGAGGGGACCAAAGTGATACGGCGGAGGAGCGGCGGCGACGGCGACCGCGGCGCGGCTGTGAGGTCGGTGCCTGCTCGTTTGCAAGCTACTGCATGA
- the LOC122008433 gene encoding protein JINGUBANG-like, whose amino-acid sequence MRDRESEKSHKSKQLSDLFDADSMVHSEDELPSGSGIAPSSADASPGYFSDRNIAGGSVSPLDFSTWTPLNAVSPFVKSPWAYLPLLADPAADPTDTGLVGTLVRKEGHVYSLAAAGELLYTGSDSRNIRVWRGQRELSGFKSSSGLVKAIVIAGDRIFTGHQDGKIRVWRTSAKNPYSHKRVGTLPRFKDFLRSSLNPSNYVEVRRHRRTLWLRHFDAVSCLSLDEEAGIVYSGSWDRTFKAWRISDFKCLESVKAHDDAVNAVATGFGGLVFTGSADGTAKVWRRESAGRGGEATRHVLVQVMRRKESAVTALVVAEAAGVVYCGSSDGAVNYWWWEGWRRQLAHGGKLRGHRMAVLCLAVTRRLVVSGSADKTLCVWRREKGSAGGAGGHTKLAVLTGHEGPVKCLAMEVEEDGPVAWPLGPRYVVYSGSLDKSVKVWRVFEWEVSRGATPAESWREIEACDGERPPTSPFPGREGTKVIRRRSGGDGDRGAAVRSVPARLQATA is encoded by the coding sequence ATGAGAGATCGAGAGAGCGAGAAATCGCATAAATCGAAGCAGCTTTCAGATCTCTTCGACGCCGACTCCATGGTCCACTCCGAGGACGAGCTCCCCTCCGGCAGCGGCATTGCTCCTTCCTCCGCCGACGCCAGCCCCGGCTACTTCTCCGACAGGAATATCGCTGGAGGCTCCGTTTCCCCTTTGGATTTCTCTACCTGGACCCCTCTTAACGCCGTTTCCCCGTTCGTCAAGTCGCCCTGGGCCTACCTCCCCCTCCTCGCCGACCCCGCCGCCGACCCCACCGACACCGGGCTTGTTGGCACCCTTGTCCGCAAGGAGGGCCACGTGTACTCCCTCGCTGCTGCCGGCGAGCTTCTCTACACCGGATCCGACAGTCGCAACATACGCGTGTGGAGGGGGCAAAGGGAGCTGTCCGGGTTTAAGTCCAGCAGCGGTCTTGTTAAGGCCATTGTCATCGCCGGCGACAGGATTTTTACTGGTCACCAGGACGGTAAGATTCGTGTGTGGCGGACGTCCGCCAAGAACCCCTATTCGCATAAGCGAGTCGGGACGCTCCCCAGATTCAAGGACTTCTTGAGGAGTTCTTTGAACCCGTCGAACTACGTCGAGGTGCGGCGACACCGGAGAACCCTGTGGCTCCGCCACTTCGATGCGGTGTCCTGCCTCAGCCTCGACGAGGAGGCCGGCATCGTCTATTCCGGATCGTGGGATAGGACCTTTAAGGCGTGGAGGATATCGGATTTCAAGTGCTTGGAATCCGTCAAGGCGCACGACGACGCCGTCAACGCGGTGGCGACCGGGTTCGGCGGCCTGGTGTTCACGGGCTCGGCCGACGGGACGGCGAAGGTGTGGCGGAGGGAGTCCGCCGGGCGTGGAGGAGAGGCCACCAGGCACGTGTTGGTGCAGGTGATGCGGCGGAAGGAGAGCGCCGTGACGGCGTTGGTGGTGGCGGAGGCGGCCGGGGTGGTGTACTGCGGGTCGTCGGACGGTGCGGTGAACTACTGGTGGTGGGAGGGGTGGCGGAGGCAGCTGGCGCACGGGGGGAAGCTCCGGGGGCATCGGATGGCGGTGCTGTGCTTGGCGGTGACGAGAAGGCTGGTCGTCAGCGGGTCGGCCGACAAGACACTGTGCGTGTGGCGGAGGGAGAAGGGCAGCGCCGGCGGTGCCGGGGGGCACACGAAGCTAGCGGTGCTAACGGGGCACGAGGGTCCGGTCAAGTGCCTAGCGATGGAGGTGGAGGAGGACGGCCCGGTCGCTTGGCCTCTGGGGCCGCGCTATGTTGTGTACAGTGGGAGTTTGGACAAGTCGGTGAAGGTGTGGCGCGTGTTTGAGTGGGAGGTATCAAGGGGGGCAACGCCGGCGGAATCGTGGAGAGAGATAGAAGCCTGCGACGGGGAGCGGCCGCCAACTTCTCCGTTTCCTGGGAGAGAGGGGACCAAAGTGATACGGCGGAGGAGCGGCGGCGACGGCGACCGCGGCGCGGCTGTGAGGTCGGTGCCTGCTCGTTTGCAAGCTACTGCATGA
- the LOC122008437 gene encoding uncharacterized protein LOC122008437, with protein MALTNFIVTVVGVTAAVLLLRSDVKQSASIFRRNVRHIRQWLEEESASASKSMERSAPKELDSQAVKKDIPKDEKH; from the exons ATGGCGCTGACCAACTTCATCGTGACGGTAGTGGGTGTAACCGCCGCCGTCCTCCTCCTCCGAAGCGACGTGAAGCAGTCTGCCTCCATCTTCCGACGCAACGTGCGCCACATCCGCCAGTGGCTCGAAGAAGAATCCGCCTCCGCTTCCAA ATCCATGGAACGATCTGCACCAAAGGAATTGGATTCTCAGGCAGTGAAGAAAGACATTCCCAAGGATGAGAAGCATTAG
- the LOC122008434 gene encoding cold-regulated 413 plasma membrane protein 2-like, giving the protein MAKSAYLRTKADYSTSVVEELIQSDLNELGVAARKLANHAIMLASGLGFGTIFLQYLASFAAIYLLILDRTNWKTNMLTSLLIPYIFFSLPSLIFSFLRGEFGKWVALIAVVLRLFFPRRFPDWLEMPGALILLLVVAPGFFANTIRGGIVGYFICLAIGCYLIQEHIRASGGFRNSFTKSNGISNSIGIILLFIYPVWALILYW; this is encoded by the exons ATGGCGAAGAGCGCTTACCTGAGAACGAAGGCGGACTACTCCACCAGTGTCGTCGAAGAGCTGATCCAGTCGGATCTGAACGAGCTCGGCGTCGCCGCACGGAAGCTGGCCAATCACGCCATAATGCTCGCTAGCGGCTTGGGCTTCGGCACCATCTTCCTCCAGTACCTCGCTTCCTTCGCCGCCAT ATATTTGTTGATACTGGATCGCACAAATTGGAAGACAAACATGTTGACTTCGCTTTTAATTCCATATATCTTCTTCAGCCTTCCATCGCTCATATTTTCTTTTCTGAG AGGGGAATTTGGGAAATGGGTTGCATTGATTGCTGTAGTTTTGCGCCTTTTCTTTCCTCGACGCTTCCCTG ACTGGTTGGAGATGCCTGGCGCATTGATCCTTCTATTGGTGGTTGCTCCTGGATTCTTTGCCAACACTATAAGAGGTGGTATCGTGGGCTACTTCATATGCCTCGCCATTGGTTGTTACCTGATTCAGGAGCACATCCGAGCATCCGGCGGCTTCAGAAACTCATTCACCAAGAGCAATGGTATCTCGAACAGCATAGGCATCATTCTTCTCTTCATCTACCCGGTTTGGGCCTTAATCCTCTATTGGTAG
- the LOC122008435 gene encoding probable hexosyltransferase MUCI70 — translation MLNGVSISVSEDDGDVAGRTRARARYKRKKPWPGWRREFFRRVVRTAIRCWRVLLFLPAFVLLLEIMRVGKKLSDEDRPNLTASAKEEESPRNLNRLDPMTRVVHGVREPCLKILDPEQIENLGFPASAEVDFPAKRLLYKVDSGEHHVEGNVTFLQNNGTGRFNSFTGYQTLDEREQSFKVNETAVVHCGFYSEKGGFKISGVDKDYMQTCKVAVSTCAFGGGDDLFQPIGMTNASLEKVCYVAFWDDITLSSQEKNGKVIGEDHMIGKWRIVVVKDLPFSDQRLNGKIPKMLSHRLFPNTRFSIWVDSKSQFRRDPIGVLEALLWRTNSMLAISEHGARSSLYDEAKAVVKKHKATPEEVEIQLRQYQLDGIPDEKRLYGKKALAEASVIVREHTPLTNMFMCLWFNEVVRFTSRDQLSFPYVLRRLKIPRLNMFPVCTRKDLVNSIGHTHKVKPLVRQTS, via the exons ATGTTGAACGGCGTCTCCATCTCAGTCTCCGAAGACGACGGCGATGTCGCGGGGAGGACGCGAGCCCGTGCCCGCTACAAGCGCAAAAAGCCGTGGCCCGGATGGCGTCGCGAGTTCTTCCGGCGGGTGGTGAGGACCGCGATCCGATGCTGGCGTGTGCTGCTGTTCCTCCCAGCCTTCGTTCTTCTCCTCGAGATCATGCGGGTAGGGAAGAAGCTTTCCGACGAAGATCGACCCAATCTGACCGCTTCCGCCAAGGAGGAAGAGTCTCCGCGGAACCTTAATCGCCTCGATCCGATGACCAGAGTCGTTCACGGCGTCAGAGAGC CCTGTCTTAAGATCCTTGATCCAGAGCAGATTGAAAATTTAGGGTTTCCTGCATCTGCAGAAGTAGATTTCCCTGCCAAGAGATTGCTATATAAAGTAGATTCAGGTGAACACCATGTTGAAGGCAATGTTACATTTCTGCAGAACAATGGCACTGGAAGGTTTAATTCGTTTACTGGATATCAAACACTCGACGAAAGAGAACAAAGTTTCAAG GTTAATGAAACTGCTGTCGTGCATTGTGGCTTTTACAGTGAAAAAGGAGGCTTTAAAATTTCTGGTGTCGACAAAGATTACATGCAAACATGCAAAGTAGCAGTCTCAACTTGTGCATTTGGCGGAGGGGATGATCTGTTCCAACCTATAGGAATGACAAATGCATCACTTGAGAAG GTTTGCTATGTGGCATTCTGGGATGACATTACTCTTTCGTCTCAGGAAAAGAATGGGAAAGTAATTGGTGAAGACCACATGATCGGTAAGTGGCGCATTGTGGTTGTCAAGGATCTTCCTTTTTCGGATCAACGGTTGAATGGAAAAATACCCAAG ATGTTGAGCCATCGACTTTTCCCTAACACAAGGTTTTCAATTTGGGTCGACTCAAAATCCCAATTTCGAAGGGATCCAATAGGTGTACTTGAAGCTTTACTTTGGCGCACTAATTCTATGCTTGCCATTTCTGAACATGGAGCTCGTAGCAGCCTGTACGATGAGGCAAAGGCTGTTGTAAAGAAACACAAAGCCACACCAGAGGAAGTGGAGATTCAACTGCGTCAGTATCAACTAGATGGTATTCCCGACGAGAAGAGACTGTATGGAAAGAAAG CTCTTGCTGAAGCATCAGTCATAGTGAGGGAGCACACTCCGTTGACAAACATGTTCATGTGTCTCTGGTTCAATGAGGTCGTTCGATTCACCTCAAGAGATCAACTCAGCTTCCCCTATGTCCTCCGACGTTTAAAAATCCCTCGACTAAATATGTTTCCCGTATGTACCAGAAAGGACCTTGTAAACAGTATCGGGCATACACACAAGGTGAAACCTCTTGTAAGGCAAACCAGTTAA